Proteins encoded in a region of the Inquilinus sp. KBS0705 genome:
- a CDS encoding pyridoxal phosphate-dependent aminotransferase, with the protein MAKMGRELAAKGVDVISLSFGEPDFHTPEYVKDAAKTAMDKNFTYYTPVAGYPDLRKAVVNKLKTENNLDYTDTQIVVSTGAKQAIANAVLCLVNPGEEVIIPTPYWVSYSEVVKLAEGVSVFIDTTVEQNFKITPEQLEAAITPKTKLFMFSSPCNPTGSVYSKAELEGLAKVFAKHPHVYILSDEIYEHINFIGGHESIAQFDYIKDRVVIINGFSKAFAMTGWRIGYTASNSEIAAACDKMQGQITSGTCSITQKAGVAAYNGGLETVHQMRDQFLKRRDIVYALLKDIEGVQVNLPDGAFYFFPNVTSFFGKSYNGKTINDADELSIYLLEEAHVATVGGDSFGDKKSIRISYAAAEDKLIEAVRRIKEALGKLK; encoded by the coding sequence ATGGCTAAAATGGGCCGCGAATTGGCTGCAAAAGGTGTAGATGTGATCAGCCTTAGCTTTGGCGAGCCTGATTTTCATACCCCCGAATATGTAAAGGATGCTGCAAAAACAGCCATGGATAAAAACTTTACTTATTATACCCCTGTAGCAGGTTATCCTGATCTGCGCAAAGCTGTGGTAAATAAGCTAAAAACTGAGAATAACCTTGATTACACCGATACGCAAATTGTGGTATCAACCGGTGCCAAGCAAGCTATAGCTAATGCTGTATTATGTTTAGTAAACCCCGGCGAAGAGGTGATTATACCTACCCCATACTGGGTATCCTACTCGGAGGTGGTTAAACTTGCCGAAGGGGTGAGTGTATTTATTGATACTACTGTTGAACAGAACTTTAAAATAACACCAGAGCAACTGGAAGCGGCAATTACGCCTAAAACCAAGCTATTCATGTTCTCGTCACCATGTAACCCTACGGGCAGCGTTTACAGCAAGGCCGAGTTGGAAGGTTTAGCCAAAGTATTTGCAAAACACCCGCATGTATACATTTTAAGTGATGAAATCTACGAGCATATCAACTTTATTGGTGGCCACGAATCTATCGCTCAGTTTGACTATATAAAAGACCGCGTTGTTATTATTAACGGTTTCTCTAAAGCGTTTGCCATGACCGGCTGGCGCATAGGTTATACCGCAAGTAACAGCGAAATTGCTGCAGCCTGTGATAAAATGCAAGGACAAATAACATCGGGCACTTGCTCTATTACCCAAAAAGCGGGCGTAGCTGCCTATAACGGTGGACTGGAAACTGTTCACCAAATGCGCGACCAGTTTTTAAAACGCCGCGATATTGTTTATGCTTTACTTAAAGACATTGAAGGTGTACAAGTAAACCTGCCGGATGGCGCCTTTTACTTCTTCCCTAATGTAACGTCGTTTTTTGGTAAAAGCTATAATGGCAAAACCATAAATGATGCCGATGAATTAAGCATTTACCTGTTAGAAGAAGCACACGTAGCTACCGTAGGCGGCGATTCTTTTGGCGATAAAAAATCTATCCGTATATCGT
- a CDS encoding cation transporter, whose amino-acid sequence MKEQKRIILLSLITGSVLMVMKFAAYVLTNSNFVLTDAAESIVNVVASSFAFYSIYLASMPRDENHPYGHGKVEFFSVFIEGALIGIAGVIIILKSAYSIFNPEAIHDLILGAVIIGTTGLINGVLGYYMIRKGKALPSITIEADGRHLLTDTVTSTGLVVGLILIQVTKILWLDSALSILVGIYILYTGYKLIRRSVAGLMDETDFIVVNEVVKVLSDQRHEEWIDIHNLRAQKYGNELHIDCHLTLPNYFDLNRVHDEVKLVEKLINTEAGIKTELFIHTDPCLPYCCHYCSMPNCPIRSEAKTEEIPWTMEKVMRNKKHYE is encoded by the coding sequence TTGAAGGAGCAAAAAAGGATAATTCTGCTATCACTCATCACAGGTTCCGTTTTAATGGTGATGAAGTTTGCTGCCTATGTTTTAACAAACTCCAACTTTGTATTAACCGATGCTGCCGAGAGCATTGTAAACGTTGTAGCCAGCTCATTTGCATTTTACAGCATTTACCTGGCATCAATGCCCCGCGACGAGAACCACCCTTACGGGCACGGTAAGGTGGAGTTTTTTTCGGTATTTATCGAGGGAGCATTAATAGGTATAGCCGGGGTAATTATTATCCTTAAATCGGCCTATAGCATATTTAACCCCGAAGCGATACACGACCTGATTTTAGGTGCGGTTATAATAGGCACAACAGGCCTTATAAACGGCGTTTTGGGCTATTACATGATACGCAAGGGCAAAGCATTGCCATCCATCACCATTGAAGCCGACGGCCGCCATTTACTTACCGATACCGTTACCAGTACAGGTTTGGTTGTGGGTTTAATACTGATACAGGTTACCAAAATATTATGGCTGGATAGTGCCTTATCTATTTTAGTGGGCATATATATACTATACACCGGTTATAAATTGATACGCCGCTCGGTTGCCGGTTTAATGGACGAAACCGACTTTATAGTAGTAAACGAGGTGGTAAAGGTTTTAAGCGACCAGCGCCACGAGGAGTGGATAGATATACACAACCTGCGCGCGCAAAAGTATGGTAACGAATTGCATATAGATTGCCATTTAACCCTGCCTAATTATTTCGATCTGAACCGGGTGCACGATGAGGTAAAACTGGTAGAAAAGCTAATAAACACCGAAGCAGGAATTAAAACAGAGTTGTTTATACATACCGACCCTTGCTTGCCCTACTGCTGCCACTATTGCAGCATGCCCAACTGCCCTATACGCAGCGAGGCCAAAACCGAAGAGATACCCTGGACTATGGAAAAAGTAATGCGTAATAAAAAGCACTATGAGTAA
- a CDS encoding NUDIX hydrolase codes for MSNGKNFFNVRVYGLLINDANEVLISDEQEYGFKMIKFPGGGLEFGEGLLDGLKREFIEECNTQVEIISHFYTTDFYVKSAFNNSQIISVYYLVRSVTEHKFTTKTKVFDFDDEGDILQSFRWVKLSDLTVDHFTFPTDQYVAELLIKTI; via the coding sequence ATGAGTAACGGCAAAAACTTTTTTAATGTACGGGTTTACGGCCTGCTTATAAACGACGCCAACGAGGTATTGATAAGCGATGAGCAGGAATACGGCTTTAAAATGATAAAATTCCCTGGTGGGGGGCTTGAATTTGGCGAAGGGCTTTTAGACGGCCTGAAGCGCGAATTTATTGAAGAGTGCAATACCCAAGTAGAGATCATCAGTCATTTTTATACTACTGATTTTTATGTGAAGTCGGCTTTTAACAATTCGCAGATCATCAGTGTTTATTACCTGGTGCGAAGCGTGACCGAGCATAAATTCACCACCAAAACAAAAGTGTTTGATTTTGACGACGAAGGAGACATTCTTCAGTCGTTCCGTTGGGTAAAACTGTCTGATTTAACGGTGGATCACTTCACATTCCCCACAGACCAATACGTTGCTGAACTATTAATAAAAACAATATGA
- the bioA gene encoding adenosylmethionine--8-amino-7-oxononanoate transaminase encodes MNLVKRDLQVIWHPYTQMKTAQPPIPIVRGEGTCLFAEDGKKYIDAVSSWWVNIHGHSHPYIAQKVAEQLNKLEHAIFAGFTHPGAIELAERLLKLLPPNQAKAFYTDNGSTATEVAIKMCLQYWHNKGQQRTKIIAFKNAYHGDTFGAMSISGRSAFTAAFDSLLFEVEFIDLPDDTNIDAIKQHISGIKADTACFIFEPLVQGSAGMLMYEARHLDALMAHCQTEGVLLIADEVFTGFGRTGKSFACDHVQTQPDIMCFSKGLTGGTMALGLTTCTQAIYDAFLSDDKMKTLFHGHSYTANPVACAAALASMDLFIDPSTQQNINRIVAKHSAFAAKIGGHSSIRTTRQTGTILAMEWETGNNTSYFSNLRDKLYHYFLTAGIILRPLGNVIYILPPYCITDAELEHVYNTIEKALDEI; translated from the coding sequence ATGAACCTGGTTAAACGCGACCTGCAAGTAATATGGCACCCCTATACGCAAATGAAAACTGCCCAGCCACCCATACCTATAGTAAGGGGAGAAGGCACTTGCTTATTTGCCGAGGATGGTAAGAAATATATCGACGCTGTATCCTCATGGTGGGTAAATATACACGGGCATAGCCATCCATACATCGCCCAAAAAGTTGCTGAACAACTAAACAAGCTGGAGCACGCCATTTTCGCCGGCTTTACACACCCCGGGGCTATTGAACTGGCCGAACGCCTGCTAAAGCTGCTGCCGCCAAACCAGGCAAAGGCATTTTATACCGATAACGGATCAACCGCTACCGAGGTGGCTATAAAAATGTGCCTGCAGTACTGGCATAACAAAGGCCAGCAGCGTACTAAAATTATAGCCTTTAAAAACGCGTATCATGGCGATACTTTTGGTGCCATGTCTATAAGCGGGCGCAGTGCGTTTACCGCCGCGTTTGATAGCCTGCTGTTCGAGGTGGAGTTTATTGATTTACCGGATGATACAAACATAGATGCCATTAAACAGCATATATCAGGTATAAAGGCCGATACCGCATGTTTTATATTTGAACCACTGGTACAGGGCTCGGCCGGTATGCTGATGTACGAAGCCAGGCACCTGGATGCCTTAATGGCGCATTGCCAAACCGAAGGCGTATTGCTAATTGCCGATGAGGTATTCACCGGGTTTGGGCGCACCGGCAAATCATTCGCTTGCGACCATGTACAAACCCAGCCTGATATCATGTGCTTTTCTAAAGGCCTTACAGGCGGTACCATGGCATTGGGCCTAACCACCTGCACGCAGGCCATTTACGACGCCTTTTTATCTGACGATAAGATGAAAACGCTGTTCCATGGCCATTCGTACACCGCTAACCCGGTAGCATGCGCGGCAGCACTGGCCAGTATGGACTTGTTTATAGACCCATCAACACAGCAAAATATAAATAGGATAGTGGCCAAACATTCGGCTTTTGCTGCCAAAATTGGCGGGCACAGCTCCATAAGAACAACCCGCCAAACAGGCACTATATTGGCTATGGAATGGGAAACGGGCAACAATACATCGTATTTTAGCAACCTGCGCGATAAGCTGTACCATTATTTTTTAACCGCCGGTATCATACTAAGGCCTTTGGGTAACGTTATTTACATATTGCCGCCATATTGCATTACCGATGCTGAACTGGAGCATGTATACAACACTATAGAAAAGGCGCTGGACGAAATTTAG
- a CDS encoding DUF4131 domain-containing protein: MIANHKGEIPVVILLLPFLAGITCGLSYTLPPFVFWISGAIGITFIILNFAYSRLPVFKVRWLGGLLMYIILFLLGWIFTYQHNELNNNKHFAGKPAQYLAVVINSEPVIKNDLTRFTASVKQRVNNGVATPASGSLLITIKDELAQNLFYGEELLIPAKYQAADPPFNPGEFNYKRYLANKNIYYQAFIYPKQYTVVAAAKGNPVIAYALRLRQNLVKKLKLNMPDSTAAAVASTLILGYKADLGNDVLQSYSKTGTIHILSVSGGHVAIIYLLLSWALSFLSNNKRGKTIKAIVIIALIWAYSLLSGFSPAVCRAALMISLVIGGKAYSRYINSLNLLATSAFLLLLYDPFLITDVGFQLSYLAVAGLIVFQPIVYKWFTFKNTILNKLWLACSVSIAAQVITFPLSAYYFHQFPVYFLLSNLFIIIPVSLIMYSGLLLLALPQIPAVSKALGYFLDKCIMVMNKGLSVIEHAPFASINKIWLTQVEYLLMSVIIFLLFYFMFDRKAWLIKIAAFCLLLFSISISYKHIKADSTRSITFLNLRKHRGIVFKNGNTGVVVTDLADTDRNFTYAIQPCLDSNRISTYRVVNFNAPVQLPYMIKQNNFIRFLNKTVLILNDEAPIKSIPQGFDINYLFISDNTSGYPNALNKGTGEVILDAANSDQYIKQLEPLLRKQHLNYRILRRNKSVTVLSN, from the coding sequence ATGATCGCTAATCACAAGGGTGAGATCCCCGTTGTTATTTTACTGCTCCCGTTTTTAGCCGGTATTACCTGCGGACTGAGCTATACCCTGCCCCCTTTTGTTTTTTGGATATCAGGCGCAATAGGTATTACATTTATCATTTTAAACTTTGCCTACTCGCGCTTGCCCGTTTTTAAGGTTCGCTGGCTGGGCGGCTTGTTAATGTATATTATATTGTTTTTATTGGGGTGGATATTCACCTATCAGCATAACGAGCTTAACAACAACAAGCATTTTGCAGGTAAACCCGCCCAATACCTTGCCGTTGTTATTAACAGCGAACCCGTTATAAAAAACGACCTTACCCGCTTTACGGCAAGTGTTAAACAGCGCGTTAATAATGGCGTTGCCACCCCCGCAAGCGGCTCGTTGCTCATCACCATAAAGGATGAGCTTGCCCAAAACTTATTTTATGGCGAAGAGCTTTTAATACCTGCCAAATACCAGGCTGCCGACCCGCCCTTTAACCCCGGCGAGTTTAACTACAAGCGGTATTTAGCCAACAAAAACATTTATTACCAAGCCTTTATTTACCCCAAACAATACACGGTTGTAGCAGCTGCAAAAGGCAACCCAGTAATAGCTTATGCATTAAGGCTGCGGCAAAACCTGGTAAAAAAGCTAAAGCTAAACATGCCCGATAGTACCGCGGCAGCGGTAGCATCAACCCTTATACTGGGCTACAAGGCTGATCTGGGTAACGATGTATTGCAATCTTACTCAAAAACGGGTACTATACATATCCTATCCGTATCGGGCGGGCATGTGGCCATTATTTATTTGCTGCTTAGCTGGGCCCTTAGTTTTTTAAGCAACAACAAGCGTGGTAAAACAATTAAGGCTATTGTCATCATCGCCCTTATATGGGCTTATTCCCTGCTATCGGGGTTTTCGCCGGCGGTATGCAGGGCCGCGTTAATGATAAGTTTGGTTATTGGCGGCAAGGCATATAGCCGCTACATCAACTCGCTTAATTTGCTGGCCACATCAGCCTTTTTACTTTTACTGTACGATCCTTTTTTAATTACCGATGTTGGCTTTCAATTATCGTACCTGGCGGTTGCCGGCTTAATAGTATTCCAGCCTATTGTTTATAAATGGTTCACTTTTAAAAATACCATATTGAACAAGCTATGGCTGGCCTGCTCGGTATCAATAGCGGCGCAGGTTATTACCTTCCCGCTAAGCGCGTATTACTTTCACCAGTTCCCGGTTTACTTTTTACTGAGCAACCTTTTCATTATTATACCGGTTAGCTTAATTATGTACAGCGGCCTGCTGCTTTTAGCGCTACCACAAATACCGGCTGTATCAAAGGCATTGGGCTACTTTTTAGATAAGTGCATTATGGTAATGAATAAGGGCTTAAGCGTTATAGAGCATGCACCTTTTGCATCCATCAATAAAATATGGCTAACCCAAGTAGAATACCTATTAATGTCGGTTATCATATTCTTACTGTTTTATTTTATGTTTGATAGAAAAGCATGGCTAATAAAAATAGCGGCCTTTTGCTTGCTGCTTTTCAGCATCAGTATAAGCTATAAACATATTAAGGCAGACAGTACCCGATCCATCACATTTTTAAACCTGCGCAAGCACCGTGGTATTGTATTTAAAAATGGCAACACGGGTGTGGTTGTTACCGATTTAGCCGATACCGACCGCAACTTTACCTATGCTATACAGCCATGTTTGGATAGCAACCGGATAAGTACCTACCGTGTGGTTAATTTTAATGCCCCTGTGCAGCTCCCTTATATGATCAAGCAAAACAACTTTATCAGGTTTTTAAATAAAACTGTTTTGATATTAAACGATGAGGCGCCTATTAAGTCTATTCCGCAAGGTTTTGATATTAACTATTTGTTTATAAGCGACAATACAAGCGGGTATCCTAATGCACTTAATAAAGGTACAGGCGAGGTTATTTTAGATGCGGCCAATTCTGACCAATACATTAAGCAATTGGAGCCTTTGCTTAGAAAACAGCATTTAAATTATAGGATATTAAGGCGTAACAAATCGGTAACGGTGTTATCTAATTAA
- a CDS encoding MerR family transcriptional regulator translates to MPYKEREISKMYYTMGEVSAMFDVNQSLIRFYEKEFDVLQPKKNKKGNRYFTPEDIENFKIIFHLIRDKGYTLQGAKDHLKNNMGESRDNQRVINSLENMKKFLLEVRDQL, encoded by the coding sequence ATGCCTTACAAAGAACGCGAGATCAGCAAAATGTACTATACCATGGGCGAGGTTTCGGCCATGTTTGATGTTAACCAATCGTTGATACGCTTTTACGAAAAAGAGTTTGATGTATTGCAGCCCAAAAAGAACAAAAAGGGCAACCGCTACTTTACCCCCGAGGATATAGAAAACTTCAAGATCATTTTTCACCTTATTCGCGATAAGGGCTACACCCTGCAAGGCGCTAAAGACCACCTTAAAAACAACATGGGCGAAAGCCGCGACAACCAGCGCGTGATCAATTCGTTAGAAAACATGAAAAAATTCCTGCTGGAAGTTCGGGACCAGTTGTAA
- the alaS gene encoding alanine--tRNA ligase, producing MTATEIRQAFLDFFASKGHVIVPSAPIVIKNDPTLMFTNAGMNQFKDVFLGEAPAKAPRVADTQRCLRVSGKHNDLEEVGIDTYHHTMFEMLGNWSFGDYFKKEAIAWSWELLTEVYKLPKDRLYVTYFEGDEKEGLEKDTETYNLWKQYVDEAHILPGNKKDNFWEMGETGPCGPCSEVHYDSRPDSERAEKPGSEWVNADHDQVIEIWNNVFMQFNRIWDDEKGGLNGLLANVDQYAALYKQEVKTNPDILDPKKHRQIKAVDYSKLVDLPAKHVDTGMGFERLVRVLQGKTSNYDSDVFQPLIQFIAEKSGKKYHPEITKPVGTSIGAMLDFAEGWGQSVAMRVLSDHIRAISFAIADGQLPSNNKAGYVIRRVLRRAVRYQYQYLNFKEPFLNQLVPILAEQFKNVFDNLYHQREFVQKVVLEEEISFLRTLQKGISQFESFISGLAQEVHEGEYPKIIPGQFAFELSDTYGFPLDLTELMASEEGWTVDAAGFEIALQAQKNRSRAATAIDTGDWTMVKDEDEAVEFTGYDETETIAHIIKYRKVTAKGKEQYQIVLDKTPFYAESGGQVGDKGELVFPNGDIIEVTDTKKENGLIVHFTDKLPSMPGDALTAIVDAERRGGTNNNHSATHLLHAAMKQVLGSHVNQKGSLVNADYLRFDFSHFAKVTDDELAQIEAIVNSKVRENIPLKEERMVAYQEAITSGVTALFGEKYGEYVRVITFDDNFSKELCGGTHVKATGQIGYFIITSESAVAAGVRRIEAITGAAAEQYINEQAKLVNQVKELLKNPKDVAKSIETLLDENAKLKKEIEKSVLEKSSGLKDELAKTAELINGVNFIAQKVELPSADAIKNLAYNLKDIVPNLFLVLAANINDKPNLTVMIAENLVKEKGLHAGNIIKELAKEVKGGGGGQPFFATAGGSDVSGLDNALAKAKTFL from the coding sequence ATGACAGCTACCGAAATTCGCCAGGCTTTTCTTGATTTTTTTGCTTCAAAGGGACACGTAATTGTGCCCAGCGCGCCTATTGTAATAAAAAACGACCCCACCCTTATGTTTACCAACGCGGGGATGAACCAATTTAAGGATGTGTTTTTAGGCGAAGCACCAGCCAAAGCGCCGCGCGTGGCCGATACACAACGCTGCCTGCGTGTTAGCGGTAAGCATAACGATCTGGAAGAGGTTGGTATAGATACCTATCACCATACCATGTTTGAGATGCTGGGTAACTGGAGCTTTGGCGACTACTTTAAAAAGGAAGCCATTGCCTGGAGCTGGGAATTGCTGACCGAAGTGTACAAACTGCCTAAAGACCGCCTGTATGTAACCTATTTTGAAGGTGACGAAAAAGAAGGTTTAGAGAAAGATACCGAAACCTACAACCTATGGAAACAGTATGTAGACGAGGCGCATATATTGCCCGGCAATAAAAAGGATAACTTTTGGGAAATGGGCGAAACCGGCCCTTGCGGACCATGTTCGGAAGTGCATTACGATAGTCGCCCGGATAGTGAACGTGCTGAAAAGCCCGGTTCTGAATGGGTAAATGCCGACCACGACCAGGTGATAGAGATTTGGAACAACGTTTTTATGCAGTTTAACCGAATTTGGGACGACGAGAAAGGTGGACTTAATGGTTTGCTTGCAAATGTAGATCAATACGCAGCCTTATATAAACAAGAAGTAAAAACCAATCCTGATATATTAGACCCTAAAAAGCACAGACAAATTAAAGCAGTTGATTATAGTAAACTTGTAGATTTACCTGCTAAGCATGTAGATACCGGCATGGGCTTTGAGCGATTGGTGAGGGTGCTGCAGGGTAAAACAAGTAATTATGATAGTGACGTTTTTCAGCCGCTGATACAATTCATTGCTGAGAAAAGCGGAAAAAAATATCATCCTGAAATCACAAAGCCAGTAGGAACTTCAATTGGAGCTATGTTAGACTTCGCAGAAGGTTGGGGACAATCTGTGGCTATGCGAGTATTATCTGATCATATTCGCGCCATTAGTTTTGCTATTGCTGATGGTCAACTTCCATCTAATAATAAGGCAGGTTATGTAATACGACGTGTTTTACGTCGTGCTGTTAGATACCAGTATCAATATTTAAATTTTAAGGAGCCATTTTTAAACCAACTCGTGCCTATACTGGCTGAGCAGTTTAAAAATGTTTTTGATAATTTATACCATCAAAGGGAATTTGTTCAAAAAGTTGTACTTGAAGAAGAAATTAGTTTTTTACGGACCCTTCAAAAAGGTATCTCTCAATTTGAAAGTTTTATTAGTGGTTTGGCTCAAGAAGTCCATGAGGGTGAATATCCGAAAATTATTCCAGGACAATTTGCATTTGAATTGTCAGATACCTATGGATTTCCTTTGGATTTAACAGAACTAATGGCAAGTGAGGAAGGCTGGACGGTGGATGCTGCCGGTTTTGAGATTGCCCTTCAAGCCCAAAAAAACCGCTCCCGTGCTGCTACCGCCATTGATACCGGCGATTGGACCATGGTTAAGGATGAGGACGAGGCCGTTGAATTTACAGGGTATGATGAAACCGAAACCATTGCCCACATTATTAAATACCGCAAGGTAACCGCCAAGGGTAAAGAGCAATACCAGATCGTTTTGGATAAAACACCTTTTTATGCCGAAAGCGGTGGCCAGGTAGGCGATAAGGGTGAGCTGGTTTTTCCTAACGGCGATATCATTGAGGTAACAGATACCAAAAAGGAAAACGGGCTGATCGTTCACTTTACCGATAAACTGCCATCAATGCCTGGCGATGCCCTAACTGCCATTGTAGATGCAGAGCGCCGTGGCGGTACAAACAACAACCACAGCGCTACCCACTTGCTGCATGCCGCCATGAAACAGGTTTTAGGCAGCCACGTGAACCAAAAAGGCTCGCTGGTAAACGCGGATTACCTGAGGTTCGATTTTTCGCACTTCGCCAAGGTAACCGATGATGAACTGGCACAGATAGAGGCTATTGTGAACAGTAAGGTACGCGAGAACATCCCTTTAAAAGAGGAACGCATGGTAGCCTACCAGGAAGCTATCACCAGTGGTGTTACCGCCCTGTTTGGCGAAAAGTATGGCGAGTACGTGCGAGTAATCACCTTCGACGATAACTTTAGCAAGGAGCTTTGCGGGGGTACCCACGTTAAGGCCACCGGGCAAATAGGGTACTTTATCATCACCTCCGAAAGTGCCGTTGCAGCAGGTGTGCGCCGTATAGAGGCTATTACCGGCGCCGCTGCCGAGCAGTATATAAACGAGCAGGCCAAACTGGTAAACCAGGTTAAGGAGTTGCTTAAAAACCCTAAAGACGTAGCCAAAAGCATTGAAACCCTGCTGGACGAAAACGCAAAGCTTAAAAAGGAAATAGAGAAGTCGGTACTTGAAAAATCATCCGGTTTAAAGGATGAACTGGCTAAAACGGCCGAATTGATCAATGGAGTTAACTTCATCGCCCAAAAGGTTGAACTGCCCAGCGCCGACGCCATAAAAAACCTGGCCTACAATCTTAAGGATATTGTACCCAACTTGTTTTTGGTACTGGCTGCCAATATTAACGATAAGCCAAACCTAACTGTTATGATAGCCGAAAACCTGGTTAAGGAAAAAGGCTTGCATGCCGGCAATATTATAAAAGAGTTAGCCAAAGAGGTAAAGGGTGGCGGGGGCGGTCAGCCGTTTTTTGCCACTGCCGGGGGTAGCGATGTGAGCGGTTTGGATAACGCTTTGGCGAAGGCCAAAACATTTTTGTAG
- the gatB gene encoding Asp-tRNA(Asn)/Glu-tRNA(Gln) amidotransferase subunit GatB — MAVLQNSVSDKYELVVGLEVHAQLSTLSKAFSSDSAAFGAEPNRNVSVISLGHPGTLPRINKKMVEYAVKMGLACNCSINLQNTFSRKNYFYADLPKGFQTTQDQQPICIGGAVTVRLADGTVKDIAIHHIHMEDDAGKSAHDQHDEYSLIDLNRAGVPLIEIVSEPDLRSAEEAGQFLTEIRRTLRYLDICDGNMEEGSMRCDANISVRLKGAIQYGNRCEVKNLNSIRNVQRAIEHEFIRQVEVIEAGGHIDQNTLNFNADTGETSVLRSKEMANDYRYFPEPDLLPVQITDAELAAIRKNMPALPKQLHAKYTNELGLSDYDVGVITADRELAAYFEEVIKHTTNYKSAANWLMGSVKSYMNDNNISIAEISIKPVNLAALIKLVDDGKINNSVAAQKLFPVLVTTADKHPDELAKELNLLISDNKSEVDEFIKAALAKFPDKVIEYQKGKKGVLGLFMGEIMKSSKGKIDPQKTNQLLIKELESK, encoded by the coding sequence ATGGCAGTTCTACAAAACAGCGTTAGTGATAAGTACGAATTAGTAGTAGGGTTAGAGGTTCACGCGCAATTATCCACATTAAGTAAGGCATTCTCCTCAGATTCAGCGGCTTTTGGCGCCGAACCTAACCGTAATGTTAGTGTGATATCATTAGGGCACCCCGGTACCTTACCCCGCATCAACAAAAAGATGGTAGAGTATGCGGTAAAAATGGGTTTAGCCTGTAACTGTTCTATCAACCTGCAAAATACTTTTTCGCGCAAAAACTACTTCTACGCCGATCTGCCTAAAGGTTTCCAAACCACTCAGGATCAGCAACCTATTTGTATTGGTGGCGCGGTTACCGTTCGTTTAGCTGATGGTACAGTAAAAGATATTGCCATTCATCACATACATATGGAAGACGATGCCGGCAAAAGCGCCCATGATCAGCACGATGAATACTCCCTTATCGACCTGAACAGGGCAGGGGTACCCCTGATTGAAATTGTATCTGAACCCGACTTGCGCAGTGCAGAAGAAGCCGGGCAATTTTTAACCGAAATACGCCGCACACTGCGTTATTTAGACATTTGCGATGGCAATATGGAAGAAGGCAGTATGCGCTGTGATGCCAATATATCCGTAAGGTTGAAGGGCGCAATCCAATACGGCAACCGCTGCGAAGTAAAGAATTTGAACTCGATACGTAACGTTCAGCGTGCTATTGAGCACGAGTTTATACGGCAGGTAGAAGTTATAGAAGCCGGTGGCCATATCGATCAAAATACGCTTAACTTTAACGCAGATACAGGCGAAACATCCGTTTTACGCTCAAAAGAAATGGCTAACGACTATCGCTATTTCCCTGAACCTGACTTATTGCCTGTACAAATAACTGATGCTGAGCTTGCGGCTATACGTAAAAATATGCCGGCTTTACCTAAGCAACTACACGCTAAATATACAAATGAGCTCGGCCTGTCTGACTATGATGTCGGCGTAATCACCGCCGATAGGGAGCTTGCCGCATATTTTGAAGAGGTAATTAAACATACAACCAACTATAAATCCGCTGCTAACTGGTTAATGGGGTCGGTAAAATCGTATATGAACGATAATAACATCAGTATTGCCGAAATTAGCATTAAACCTGTAAATTTAGCTGCTTTAATAAAGCTGGTTGATGACGGTAAGATCAACAATTCGGTTGCTGCACAAAAGTTATTTCCGGTATTGGTTACCACTGCAGATAAGCACCCGGATGAATTAGCCAAAGAGCTTAACTTGCTTATCAGTGATAATAAAAGCGAAGTTGACGAATTTATTAAGGCCGCGTTAGCTAAATTTCCGGACAAGGTGATAGAGTACCAAAAAGGGAAAAAAGGCGTTTTAGGCTTGTTTATGGGCGAAATAATGAAAAGCTCGAAGGGTAAGATAGACCCGCAAAAGACCAACCAATTATTAATAAAAGAATTAGAATCTAAATAG